The proteins below come from a single Metarhizium brunneum chromosome 1, complete sequence genomic window:
- the cut14 gene encoding Structural maintenance of chromosomes protein 2 translates to MRVIEVIIDGFKSYAVRTVISGWDESFNSITGLNGSGKSNILDAICFVLGITNMSTVRAQNLQDLIYKRGQAGVTKASVTIVFDNRDKKKSPIGFDEYASISVTRQIVLGGTSKYLINGHRAQQQTVQNLFQSVQLNINNPNFLIMQGRITKVLNMKAVEILAMIEEAAGTRMFEDRRDKALKTMGKKELKLQELRELLKDEIEPKLEKLRTEKRAFLDFQQTQNDLERLTRVVVAYDYIKCQEKLKQSAADLEDKKKRHRMLEESATRLRSEISHLEEDVKKVRAQREKEVKKGGKAGALEETVKKHANELVRLATVMDLKNTSLAEEKEKKQMVEKTVLEMETALKDKTAAFDDAKTSYDKARDDLAKQTQEVESKEELLQTLQTGVASKDGQESGYQGQLQDARNRATAAATEQEQAKIKIAHLESRLKEEEPRAEKAKEQNAGLLRDLDGLKGQVNQLEKELGKLGFEPGQEEEMYKQESHLQQTIRGLRQDSDKLKRQVANIDFNYADPVPGFDRSKVKGLVAQLFTLDKEHTRAGTALEICAGGRLYNVVVDSEVTGTQLLQKGKLRKRVTIIPLNKITAFKASAETIATAQNIAPGKVDLALSLVGYDEEVSAAMEYVFGNTLVCADAETAKRVTFDPSVRMRSITLEGDAYDPSGTLSGGSSPNSSGVLVTLQKLNNITRQLKETEQALKELQNKISKEKSKLDQARRIKQELDLKNHEVKLAGDQISGNSSSSIIQEVENMKTSIPEIQNSITEAKSRQAEANADIKRIEKDMKDFDTNKDAKLIELQKSLDKLRANLEKNSAAVKSLQKVHQSAQLDLEQVGADLSAAREQLQEAEVGIKAAQQDVENLSRQRAALKETHDTVQAQLDDERAKLNLFDDELRLSEEAMRSKNARITEEGLEMQKLGHQIERFHKERQAAADNVAHLESEYEWIQDEKDKFGRSGTPYHFQDQNIGECKATLRNLTERSQGMKKKINPKVMNMIDSVEKKEVTLKHMIKTVIRDKRKIEETIVSLDDYKKKALHETWEKVNGDFGQIFSELLPGGSFAKLDPPEGKTISDGLEVKVCLGKVWKQSLTELSGGQRSLVALSLIMALLQFKPAPMYILDEVDAALDLSHTQNIGRLIKTRFKGSQFIVVSLKDGMFQNANRIFRTRFSEGTSMVQALTPADMK, encoded by the exons ATGAGGGTAATAGAAGTAATTATTGAC GGTTTCAAGTCGTACGCCGTACGAACGGTAATATCGGGATG GGACGAGAGTTTCAATTCGATTACCGGCCTTAATGGCAGTGGTAAATCAAATATTTTAGATGCCATTTGTTTCGTCCTGGGCATCACCAACATGTCTACAGTCAGAGCACAAAATCTCCAG GATCTCATCTACAAGCGCGGACAAGCTGGAGTCACGAAAGCCAGCGTAACAATTGTATTTGACAACCGagataaaaaaaagtcacCGATCGGTTTCGATGAATATGCCAGCATTAGCGTGACACGTCAGATTGTGCTAGGCGGCACTTCAAAATACCTCATCAATGGGCACCGAGCACAACAGCAGACTGTTCAAAATCTGTTCCAGTCAGTACAGCTCAATATCAACAATCCTAATTTTCTCATTATGCAAGGGCGCATCACCAAAGTCTTGAATATGAAAGCGGTTGAGATCCTTGCTATGATAGAGGAAGCTGCTGGAACCAGAATGTTCGAGGACCGTCGAGACAAAGCACTCAAAACTATGGGCAAAAAGGAGCTAAAACTTCAAGAGCTGAGAGAGCTATTAAAAGACGAAATCGAACCAAAGCTAGAAAAACTTCGAACAGAGAAGCGAGCGTTTCTCGATTTTCAGCAAACACAAAATGACCTTGAGCGCCTAACAAGAGTCGTTGTTGCCTACGATTATATCAAATGCCAGGAGAAGTTAAAGCAATCTGCAGCAGATTtggaggacaagaaaaaacGTCACAGGATGTTGGAAGAATCCGCGACTCGTCTAAGGAGTGAAATATCACACTTGGAGGAGGACGTGAAGAAGGTCCGAGCTCAACGGGAAAAAGAAGTaaagaagggggggaaagcCGGGGCCCTGGAGGAAACCGTCAAAAAGCATGCAAATGAGTTGGTACGACTTGCCACGGTCATGGACTTAAAAAATACCAGTTTAGCggaggaaaaggagaaaaagcaAATGGTCGAGAAGACTGTCTTAGAGATGGAAACAGCTTTGAAAGACAAGACGGCTGCCTTTGACGATGCCAAGACATCATACGATAAGGCAAGAGACGATCTTGCCAAGCAAACTCAAGAAGTTGAAAGCAAAGAAGAGCTTTTGCAAACACTTCAAACAGGCGTCGCTTCCAAGGATGGGCAAGAGAGTGGCTATCAAGGCCAGCTACAGGACGCAAGGAATCgagccacagcagccgcGACCGAACAAGAACAGGCCAAAATCAAAATTGCACATCTGGAAAGCCGACTGAAGGAGGAAGAGCCACGCGCTGAAAAGGCAAAAGAACAGAACGCCGGCCTTCTTCGCGACCTCGACGGACTAAAGGGCCAAGTGAACCAACTTGAAAAAGAGCTTGGGAAGTTGGGTTTTGAACCTGGTcaagaagaggaaatgtACAAGCAAGAGTCACACTTGCAACAGACTATCCGGGGCCTTCGCCAGGACTCAGACAAACTCAAgcgccaagttgccaacatCGACTTCAACTACGCTGATCCCGTTCCGGGTTTTGACCGATCTAAGGTGAAAGGCTTGGTCGCGCAACTTTTTACTCTTGACAAGGAACATACTAGGGCCGGCACAGCGCTTGAAATCTGCGCAGGTGGCCGACTTTACAATGTAGTCGTGGATTCAGAGGTCACGGGTACTCAGCTGCTTCAAAAAGGGAAATTACGAAAGAGAGTCACCATAATTCCCCTGAACAAGATTACCGCTTTTAAAGCGTCGGCCGAAACTATTGCGACTGCACAAAACATCGCTCCTGGGAAGGTTGATCTTGCGCTTTCTCTAGTGGGATATGACGAAGAAGTGTCTGCAGCAATGGAGTATGTGTTCGGAAATACTCTGGTTTGTGCCGATGCAGAGACTGCCAAGCGTGTTACTTTCGACCCCAGTGTCAGGATGCGAAGTATCACTCTAGAGGGTGATGCTTATGATCCTTCCGGTACACTATCAGGAGGTAGTTCGCCTAATTCTAGCGGTGTCTTGGTGACGCTGCAGAAATTAAACAACATCACTCGACAGCTCAAGGAAACCGAGCAGGCGTTAAAAGAATTACAAAACAAGATTAGCAAAGAAAAATCAAAGTTGGATCAGGCTCGTCGTATCAAGCAAGAACTCGATCTAAAGAACCACGAGGTCAAACTCGCAGGAGACCAGATTAGCGGCAactcttcatcttcaatTATTCAGGAAGTTGAGAACATGAAGACCAGTATCCCTGAGATTCAAAACAGCATTACTGAGGCTAAGTCTCGTCAGGCCGAAGCCAATGCGGATATCAAGAGAATTGAGAAAGACATGAAAGACTTCGACACAAACAAGGATGCAAAGCTTATTGAACTCCAAAAATCTTTGGATAAGCTGCGGGCTAATCTTGAGAAGAACTCTGCAGCAGTCAAAAGCCTGCAAAAGGTGCATCAAAGTGCTCAACTTGATCTGGAACAAGTGGGAGCGGATCTGTCCGCCGCCCGAGAGCAACTTCAGGAAGCCGAGGTTGGGATCAAAGCAGCGCAACAGGATGTTGAAAATCTTTCAAGACAGCGGGCTGCATTGAAAGAAACACACGACACTGTCCAAGCTCAACTAGATGATGAGAGAGCCAAGCTAAATTTGTTTGACGACGAACTTCGTTTGTCAGAGGAAGCCATGCGATCGAAAAACGCTCGTATTACTGAGGAAGGTCTAGAAATGCAAAAGCTTGGCCATCAAATCGAACGATTCCATAAAGAGCGGCAAGCTGCCGCAGATAACGTTGCTCATCTGGAATCAGAGTACGAATGGATCCAAGACGAAAAAGACAAGTTTGGCCGGAGCGGCACGCCTTATCATTTTCAGGACCAAAATATTGGTGAATGCAAAGCCACACTGCGAAACCTTACAGAACGTTCGCAgggcatgaagaagaagatcaaCCCCAAGGTTATGAATATGATTGACAGtgtcgagaagaaggaagtCACTTTAAAGCACATGATTAAGACAGTCATTCGCGATAAACGGAAGATTGAAGAAACCATCGTCAGCCTAGACGATTATAAGAAGAAGGCCTTACATGAGACTTGGGAGAAGGTGAATGGCGACTTTGGCCAAATTTTCTCAGAGCTGCTTCCTGGGGGCAGTTTCGCCAAACTCGACCCCCCTGAGGGCAAGACTATTAGCGACGGTCTTGAAGTCAAAGTGTGCCTGGGTAAGGTGTGGAAGCAGAGCTTAACAGAGTTGAGCGGTGGCCAGAG ATCTCTTGTTGCCCTCTCGCTCATTATGGCACTTCTTCAATTCAAGCCTGCGCCGATGTATATTCTCGACGAAGTTGACGCTGCTTTGGATCTTTCCCATACGCAAAATATTGGCCGTCTCATCAAGACAAGGTTCAAGGGTTCGCAGTTCATTGTCGTCAGTCTGAAGGATGGCATGTTCCAAAATGCCAACCGAATATTCAGGACACGCTTCAGTGAAGGCACGAGCATGGTTCAAGCCTTGACTCCTGCCGATATGAAGTAA
- the pic1 gene encoding Inner centromere protein-related protein pic1: MAAMRGPRLQVGSAGWITEERNAALQITQSEVDEFSYSARNELDWLNEHMANIFNENEINFAETFKTPAKLRGKTPRTARKANPLETRVPLSEVFSATPNGASSPISRLQSPGVHDDAARGSPSPLRPSPTRVPVFSQKSAMQGTQDSGYFGSQDVVPVNIHMDSDSYDGQDSLQQGAVQTTTIPLKNSPANASTQPSPEKTFQTAREDQTARVSADTSKKSIPKAQLNLHRESEYEDDVSPERQLSLEAKQGAHYPDDDARSASDGSSPIRPIVRKSSLNFASLPAREPLAAGKSNGARASRTSHLDHIRTSYYNRTTGGKSLGGNLTKPDRDENQENEMEVDDELPSHPITNQDNKTYTQRLQDQINMLGQSQAKNVQTQPQSKAPALKAVSPIPLNTLQSTPGAFPEDDDDDWIEPPATLAAANEERPSLPKSHSADVMEGIQGKKTIGETDFVMSDDDNAEVDKQFARPGKGNGAKHTYGHGKSASVPVVPNMRPAMEDTHYLKKVVSVSNPSLLTVAEAGSLGTFKSPSRALRESPLKQVKNKLSSILKSSRGLLASSAAISAEGKSLMSPTSTRLGLHSFMSSESVVSQQGTGSQASQSAPANQDASPTRLTRRTRASVEKEKEEKRREKEAKRMEEQNEKLEKARQKEREKARVFSKEQEKVAAMEMQIASKKEDERSAVKETPKSARTGHRNAKNSGEETTSLNRDVDMEDAPSMPPPSAPRSVGPTHATRNREIKRPFTRETQTRPKQAPTVIRVNTGSQHSQYRLSTAQPDVSSLSASQTQQQLTSKASKASLQLKQSTQSLRGAAPSSRAKAQEVAARKKEQEEKETQKRRDAKAEMERKKAAAQEEQRRQEQLKRQEAERQRKQQQQEQASLQSQSQTKGNAQRKAAIEKAKQTRAPPPAVRSQPNGPPDSAMGQDSQPARPQSRMTSTANWGQDELGRPVNAVLSNTGKAGSKRNFVQEKGDDGHEKRPQSRGGPSYQTNDAKRRRTSDAFDDEADASGQKNIMGPPVRPSAGFKKELPSKTVFQSGYTNAPHGATRDLFKATITAQHANQMKASHPLEMAQISKGAIPFAPNPNAAGPAYKTPARPGPANTAKSAAKSVTRSSPRFQNGEAIELPEIQTDDDSEDDEANGVVVAPWADSPDLRKALVNQETMDPSLIFGPPRPLNMEEVFSKSKDRWHKFRARTSSANWTGADRLTEDDIRKDMAARDKLRRDGGWSYEMSKDML; encoded by the exons ATGGCGGCAATGCGAGGACCGCGCTTGCAAGTTGGCTCTGCAGGATGGATTACCGAGGAACGAAATGCAGCTCTACAGATCACTCAATCGGAGGTTGATGAGTTCTCGTACTCCGCCCGAAATGAACTCGACTGGCTCAACGAGCACATGGCAAACATCTTTAATGAAAATGAAAT AAACTTTGCAGAAACATTTAAAACACCGGCAAAACTTCGCGGAAAGACGCCGAGAACAGCTAGAAAAGCAAACCCTCTAGAGACACGCGTA CCTCTTTCTGAGGTCTTCTCTGCAACTCCAAACGGAGCCTCGAGTCCCATAAGTCGTCTGCAATCTCCCGGAGTACACGATGATGCAGCCAGAGGCTCCCCAAGTCCCCTCAGACCATCCCCGACTCGTGTCCCAGTTTTCTCACAGAAGTCAGCCATGCAAGGGACCCAGGACTCTGGCTACTTTGGAAGCCAAGATGTTGTCCCAGTGAATATTCATATGGACTCAGACTCTTATGATGGACAAGACTCGCTACAACAAGGCGCTGTGCAGACCACGACAATTCCACTGAAGAATAGCCCGGCAAATGCTTCCACTCAACCTTCGCCTGAGAAGACATTCCAAACTGCTAGAGAGGACCAGACAGCACGAGTTTCTGCAGATACATCAAAAAAGAGCATCCCTAAAGCACAACTCAATCTCCATCGCGAATCAGAATACGAAGATGATGTGTCACCTGAACGACAGTTGAGTTTGGAAGCAAAACAGGGTGCACATTACcctgatgatgatgcccgaTCAGCATCGGATGGCTCTAGTCCTATTCGGCCTATAGTTCGTAAGAGCAGTTTAAATTTTGCATCGTTGCCAGCCCGGGAGCCTCTCGCAGCTGGTAAGAGCAATGGCGCGCGGGCCTCCCGAACCAGCCATCTCGACCACATCAGGACTAGCTACTACAATCGAACGACAGGAGGGAAGAGTCTTGGAGGGAACTTAACGAAGCCGGACCGAGATGAGAACCAGGAAAATGAAATGGAGGTGGATGATGAACTCCCTTCGCATCCTATTACAAATCAGGACAACAAAACTTACACCCAACGGCTTCAAGACCAGATCAACATGCTTGGCCAATCTCAAGCGAAGAATGTCCAAACACAGCCCCAGAGCAAGGCCCCTGCCCTTAAAGCCGTTTCTCCGATTCCCTTGAACACGCTACAATCCACACCAGGGGCTTTCccagaagatgacgacgatgattgGATCGAGCCACCAGCAACTCTAGCAGCGGCAAATGAAGAACGGCCAAGCCTGCCAAAAAGCCATTCAGCAGACGTTATGGAGGGCATTCAGGGCAAAAAGACTATTGGCGAAACAGATTTTGTCATGTCAGATGACGACAATGCCGAGGTCGACAAGCAATTTGCCCGTCcgggcaaaggcaatggtGCCAAGCATACATATGGGCATGGGAAGTCTGCCTCCGTTCCAGTTGTACCGAACATGCGCCCCGCAATGGAGGATACTCACTATCTGAAGAAAGTTGTGTCTGTCTCCAATCCGAGTCTTCTGACTGTGGCCGAAGCTGGTTCTTTGGGCACATTCAAGTCACCTTCACGAGCACTGCGAGAGAGCCCTTTGAAGCAGGTTAAGAATAAGCTCTCGTCTATTCTCAAAAGTTCCAGAGGACTGCTCGCCAGTAGTGCAGCTATCAGCGCCGAAGGGAAATCGTTAATGTCTCCTACTTCAACCCGTCTCGGTCTTCATTCTTTTATGTCATCAGAATCCGTTGTCTCCCAGCAAGGAACTGGTTCCCAGGCATCCCAGAGTGCGCCAGCCAACCAAGATGCAAGCCCCACGCGGTTGACACGGCGTACGCGAGCGTCTGTTGAGaaggagaaagaagagaagagacgTGAAAAGGAAGCCAAAAGAATGGAGGAGCAAAATGAGAAACTTGAGAAGGCCAGGCAAAAGGAACGCGAGAAAGCCCGTGTGTTTAGCAAGGAACAGGAGAAAGTTGCTGCCATGGAGATGCAAATTGCGTCCAAGAAGGAAGATGAACGGTCAGCAGTTAAGGAAACACCCAAGTCTGCAAGGACTGGACATCGTAATGCAAAAAATTCTGGGGAAGAAACAACGTCTCTGAACAGAGACGTTGACATGGAGGATGCCCCTTCGATGCCACCACCGTCTGCGCCTCGCTCTGTTGGTCCAACTCACGCTACACGCAACAGGGAAATCAAGCGACCATTTACAAGAGAAACACAAACTCGGCCAAAACAGGCCCCCACTGTGATTCGAGTTAACACAGGATCTCAACATTCACAGTATCGATTGTCTACTGCACAGCCTGATGTATCAAGTCTCTCTGCGAGCCAAACGCAACAACAACTTACAAGCAAAGCTAGCAAGGCATCACTGCAACTAAAACAATCAACACAAAGTTTGAGAGGCGCGGCTCCTTCCAGCCGAGCCAAGGCGCAAGAAGTGGCTGCCAGGAagaaggaacaagaagaaaaggaaaccCAGAAGAGACGCGACGCCAAGGCTGAGATGGAACGAAAGAAAGCCGCAGCTCAGGAAGAGCAACGAAGGCAAGAACAGCTGAAACGTCAGGAGGCTGAACGCCAAAGaaagcaacaacaacaagaacaGGCCTCATTGCAATCCCAATCCCAGACCAAAGGCAATGCTCAGAGAAAAGCTGCTATAGAAAAGGCGAAGCAGACCAGGGCGCCACCCCCTGCTGTGCGTTCCCAGCCCAACGGTCCACCGGACTCTGCGATGGGCCAGGATAGTCAACCTGCGCGCCCCCAGTCTCGGATGACATCCACTGCAAACTGGGGTCAAGATGAGCTTGGTAGGCCAGTCAATGCAGTCTTATCCAACACGGGCAAAGCCGGTTCGAAAAGAAACTTCGTCCAGGAGaaaggtgatgatggccatgaaAAACGCCCTCAATCCCGCGGGGGCCCATCATATCAAACCAACGATGCTAAGCGACGACGAACCAGTGACGCctttgatgatgaagctgaTGCATCTGGCCAAAAGAACATTATGGGACCCCCTGTTCGACCATCAGCTGGATTCAAGAAG GAGCTACCGTCCAAGACTGTTTTTCAGAGCGGTTACACAAATGCACCACATGGTGCTACCCGCGATCTCTTCAAGGCCACCATAACCGCCCAGCATGCCAACCAGATGAAGGCGTCCCACCCACTAGAAATGGCTCAAATCTCCAAGGGTGCTATTCCGTTTGCCCCTAACCCGAACGCCGCAGGCCCAGCTTATAAGACTCCCGCCCGACCTGGCCCTGCCAATACTGCCAAGTCCGCTGCCAAGTCTGTGACGAGGTCTTCTCCCCGTTTCCAGAATGGTGAAGCGATTGAACTGCCTGAAATTCAAACAGATGACGATagtgaggatgatgaggcaaATGGTGTTGTAGTGGCGCCTTGGGCGGACTCGCCAGATCTTAGAAAAGCCCTGGTTAATCAGGAGACTATGGATCCTTCACTGATTTTTGGACCGCCGCGACCGCTCAACATGGAAGAAGTGTTCAGCAAGAGCAAAGATAGGTGGCACAAATTCCGGGCCAGAACGTCGAGTGCTAACTGGACTGGGGCCGATCGACTAACAGAAGATGACATTAGAAAGGATATGGCAGCCCGAGACAAGCTCAGGCGGGATGGTGGCTGGTCTTATGAGATGAGCAAAGACATGCTTTAA
- the cyt-19 gene encoding ATP-dependent RNA helicase cyt-19: MLRQGFRHCAGLTSAVTRSAFFHSRTAIPIAPRGVVSLARTPATFKSIAYSSRFYSAEAAAVETKPIEGTVPSDVVNFADLSQAGVHRNLLDAITKDMRYEAMTPVQSKTINPALKGTDIVAQAKTGTGKTLAFLLPLLQRMIEEDPTLATRRASRNARSDDIRGIVLSPTRELAEQIAAEARRLTKYTGLVVQSAVGGTHKGSMLRQTQRQGCHLLVATPGRLNDLLQDPQSGIEAPNLAALVLDEADRMLDVGFEKELGEITSCLPSRNEKTRQTMLVSATIPDDVIRLARTMVRADDFEFVQTISENESLTHDRVPQHVVPLASWNNVFPSLFELIDRESAKAAEDRSLPPFKAIVYFNTTSLVEMGAELGFQRRRNGLMKTPTFSIQSQLTQNQRTKAADMFRHARSGVLFSSDVTARGMDFPNVTHVIQVDTPRDRESYIHRLGRTARQNKGGEGWLLLPPTSMGSARKLLRGLPLQPNKTLESFTFDAEEGAEKLPKYHQEAQDLTQSLPRKMLSSAYTSIFGNSTQQREELVEDLNLWTTVGWGWSEPPPVSHAWARNQGLLHSELNIQDRATRQDDRSGRREGRGPRRFDDHASADPFADMGRRVRRDDKGFGRSNRGNSHRGSRGFRGSRESRESRESSF, encoded by the exons ATGCTGAGGCAAGGCTTTCGCCACTGTGCTGGCCTCACCAGCGCCGTTACACGGTCCGCGTTCTTTCACAGCCGGACGGCCATCCCCATTGCACCGAGAGGTGTCGTGTCTTTGGCGCGGACTCCTGCTACCTTCAAGAGCATCGCATACTCTTCGAGATTCTACAGCGCAGAAGCTGCAGCTGTTGAAACCAAGCCCATCGAGGGGACTGTCCCGAGCGACGTTGTCAACTTTGCCGACCTGTCGCAGGCTGGAGTTCATAGAAATCTCCTAGACGCTATTACGAAGGATATGCGATATGAGGCTATGACACCCGTTCAGTCCAAAACTATTAATCCGGCACTAAAGGGAACAGATAT TGTTGCCCAGGCCAAGACAGGAACTGGAAAGACCTTGGCTTTCCTTCTGCCGTTGCTCCAGCGTATGATCGAAGAAGACCCAACTCTGGCTACTAGACGTGCCTCGAGAAATGCCCGATCGGATGATATTCGCGGCATTGTTTTATCGCCGACCCGAGAGCTCGCCGAGCAAATTGCAGCCGAAGCTCGTCGTTTGACAAAGTACACTGGCCTTGTCGTCCAGTCGGCAGTTGGAGGCACTCACAAGGGTTCTATGCTGCGCCAGACGCAGCGCCAAGGATGCCATTTGTTGGTCGCTACGCCAGGCCGCCTGAATGATTTGCTGCAGGATCCTCAAAGTGGTATTGAGGCACCAAATTTGGCGGCTCTTGTTCTGGATGAAGCGGACCGCATGCTCGATGTTGGCTTCGAAAAAGAACTTGGGGAGATCACAAGCTGCCTCCCAAGTCGGAACGAAAAAACTCGCCAAACCATGTTGGTTTCGGCTACCATACCGGACGATGTCATTAGACTTGCCCGTACAATGGTTCGAGCCGATGATTTCGAGTTTGTCCAGACCATCTCAGAGAACGAGTCGCTTACCCACGACCGAGTACCACAGCATGTCGTGCCACTGGCTTCATGGAACAATGTTTTCCCCAGCTTGTTTGAACTAATCGACCGAGAATCTGCCAAGGCGGCTGAGGATCGCAGCCTGCCCCcattcaaggccattgtTTATTTCAATACCACCTCCCTCGTTGAAATGGGTGCCGAGCTTGGCTTTCAACGAAGACGAAATGGACTTATGAAAACTCCCACTTTCTCTATACAATCTCAACTCACCCAAAACCAGCGGACAAAGGCTGCTGATATGTTCCGACATGCGAGAAGTGGTGTTTTATTTTCATCTGATGTCACTGCTCGTGGAATGGACTTCCCCAACGTAACACATGTTATCCAAGTTGACACTCCTCGCGATCGTGAGTCGTATATCCATCGACTAGGTCGTACAGCTCGACAAAATAAGGGCGGCGAAggctggcttcttctcccacCAACATCGATGGGTAGCGCAAGGAAGCTCCTGCGCGGTCTCCCTCTGCAGCCGAACAAAACTCTAGAGAGTTTCACCTTTGATGCGGAGGAAGGTGCCGAGAAACTACCCAAGTACCACCAGGAGGCTCAAGATCTCACTCAGTCTCTCCCACGAAAGATGCTCAGTTCCGCTTATACCTCAATCTTTGGGAATTCAACTCAACAACGGGAAGAGCTGGTTGAAGATCTGAATCTGTGGACTACCGTTGGATGGGGCTGGAGCGAGCCGCCACCCGTTTCACATGCATGGGCTCGTAACCAAGGCCTCCTTCATTCTGAATTGAACATCCAGGATAGGGCTACGCGCCAAGATGACCGATCTGGACGCAGGGAAGGCAGGGGGCCTCGTCGCTTCGATGATCATGCATCAGCTGACCCTTTCGCTGACATGGGACGTCGTGTCCGGCGAGATGACAAGGGATTCGGTCGCAGTAACCGCGGTAACTCTCATAGGGGATCAAGAGGCTTCCGGGGGTCCAGAGAGTCCAGAGAGTCTAGGGAATCCTCTTTCTAG